The following coding sequences are from one bacterium window:
- a CDS encoding SoxR reducing system RseC family protein, giving the protein MIETGRVLKRLDGGRVEVEVVRHEDCGECKICANLAGDGPNTVIADNPIGADEGECVRIEIEPKRMVGLSALVFLFPILAFVAGYVLVAIFVGQGTAGQTALGVAGGAVLLVLSFFPAIRIARNSKTPLVRVVERVEPPA; this is encoded by the coding sequence ATGATCGAGACCGGTCGCGTTTTAAAGCGTCTCGACGGGGGCCGGGTTGAGGTGGAGGTCGTTCGCCACGAGGACTGCGGCGAGTGCAAAATCTGCGCGAATCTCGCCGGTGACGGACCGAACACCGTCATCGCCGACAACCCCATCGGCGCGGACGAGGGGGAGTGCGTCCGGATCGAGATAGAACCGAAGAGGATGGTCGGCCTCTCCGCCCTGGTGTTTCTCTTCCCCATCCTCGCCTTCGTCGCCGGTTACGTCCTCGTGGCGATTTTCGTCGGTCAGGGAACCGCCGGGCAGACCGCCCTCGGCGTCGCGGGCGGGGCCGTGCTGCTGGTCCTCTCTTTCTTTCCGGCGATTCGCATCGCCCGTAACTCCAAGACCCCCCTCGTGCGGGTCGTAGAGCGCGTGGAGCCGCCCGCTTGA
- the pyrF gene encoding orotidine-5'-phosphate decarboxylase produces the protein MTATYRDRLLQAIGEKGSRVCVGLDPRYDRLPEELRRSVEERTGDAPAIVRAEAYRLFCRGIIEAVAPHAAAVKPQLAFFEEAGPAALAALVDVIHHARRQGLLVIADAKRGDIGSTARAYAGAFLGPEAPWPVDALTVNPYLGSDAVEPFLKEAAAGGRGVYLLVRTSNPGARDLQDLELKTGEPVWRGVAGLIARWSAQYPGTAGAVFGATYPDELRAGAELLPDTPLLLPGYGAQGAGAADVAFALTGANLVNSSRGIIFAFEKTGGDWREAAAEAARTMRDELNPASGSI, from the coding sequence ATGACCGCGACTTACCGCGACAGACTGCTGCAGGCCATCGGGGAGAAGGGGAGCCGCGTCTGCGTGGGGCTCGACCCCCGCTACGACCGTCTCCCCGAGGAGCTCCGCCGGTCCGTCGAGGAAAGGACCGGGGATGCTCCCGCCATCGTCCGGGCCGAGGCCTACCGCCTCTTCTGCCGCGGGATAATCGAGGCGGTCGCCCCCCACGCCGCGGCGGTCAAGCCGCAGCTCGCCTTCTTCGAGGAGGCCGGTCCCGCCGCCCTGGCCGCACTCGTGGACGTGATTCACCACGCCCGGAGGCAGGGGCTCCTGGTCATCGCCGACGCCAAGCGCGGTGACATCGGCTCCACCGCCCGGGCCTACGCCGGCGCCTTCCTCGGCCCCGAGGCCCCCTGGCCCGTGGACGCCCTGACCGTCAACCCCTACCTGGGGTCCGACGCCGTGGAACCGTTCCTGAAAGAGGCGGCCGCCGGAGGGAGGGGGGTTTACCTCCTCGTGCGCACCAGCAACCCCGGGGCGCGCGATTTGCAAGACCTGGAGCTCAAAACCGGCGAGCCGGTCTGGCGCGGCGTCGCCGGGTTGATTGCCCGCTGGAGCGCACAGTACCCCGGGACCGCGGGAGCGGTCTTCGGCGCCACCTACCCCGACGAACTGAGGGCGGGGGCGGAGCTCCTCCCCGACACGCCGCTCCTGTTGCCGGGTTACGGGGCCCAGGGGGCGGGAGCCGCTGACGTCGCCTTCGCCCTCACCGGGGCGAACCTCGTCAACTCCAGTCGGGGCATCATCTTCGCCTTCGAGAAGACCGGGGGCGACTGGCGCGAGGCCGCCGCCGAGGCGGCCCGGACGATGAGAGACGAACTGAACCCCGCTTCGGGTTCCATTTGA
- a CDS encoding TolC family protein, producing MAFRYSTITFLVLLSAVPAVLGATPLGVDGAVELALTADRRVSEAESSYEAAEAATLAAWGAYMPLIGFSSGYSRNWTGPSTMSFSNDDLGLDYDLQIPESVDNSLSMGANATLYLFRGGENYGGIAAADHARAAAAANVDAVRAQVAYDARGAYVGLYRAEALLASAERSLDSAEEQLRFSQALAEVGSISDADALKAQAAADAAALRVIEARNAARVAAANLAFICGLEVSAEIEITETLEVSPRVGSLEEALELSRSGSPELRLAEEGAAEAAARAETASSNYWPQLALRGAYSWSEDTPLPEDPFDENYNYSLGAYLTWTPFDNFATEARRATARLGDLRARLVRRDTERQMELQLRLALLEIEAGRESVGVAGTSYERANSDLGLAQRKLELGSGTVLAALEAEANLSAAETALTDARAGYALACYNLDRLLGVAP from the coding sequence ATGGCATTTCGGTATTCGACGATCACCTTTCTAGTGCTTCTATCAGCCGTCCCGGCGGTCCTCGGGGCGACGCCCCTGGGCGTGGACGGGGCGGTGGAGCTGGCGCTGACCGCCGACCGGCGGGTGTCCGAGGCCGAATCCTCCTACGAGGCGGCCGAGGCGGCGACCCTCGCCGCCTGGGGGGCCTACATGCCGCTCATCGGCTTTTCGAGCGGTTACTCGCGGAACTGGACCGGGCCGAGCACCATGTCCTTCTCCAACGATGACCTGGGGCTGGACTACGATCTCCAGATTCCGGAGTCGGTGGACAACAGCCTGAGCATGGGCGCCAACGCCACCCTCTACCTCTTCCGGGGGGGCGAGAATTACGGTGGAATCGCCGCCGCCGACCACGCCCGGGCCGCGGCCGCCGCCAACGTGGACGCCGTCAGGGCCCAGGTGGCCTACGACGCCCGCGGCGCCTACGTGGGCCTCTACCGGGCCGAGGCGCTCCTGGCCTCCGCCGAGCGCTCGCTGGATTCGGCCGAGGAGCAGCTCCGCTTCTCCCAAGCCCTGGCGGAGGTGGGTTCCATCTCCGACGCCGACGCGCTGAAGGCCCAGGCCGCCGCCGACGCCGCCGCCCTGCGGGTCATCGAGGCCCGCAACGCCGCCCGCGTGGCCGCCGCCAACCTGGCTTTCATCTGCGGCCTGGAAGTTTCCGCGGAAATAGAGATAACCGAGACCCTGGAGGTGTCACCCCGCGTGGGGAGCCTCGAGGAGGCGCTGGAGCTGTCCCGGAGCGGCTCGCCCGAGCTGCGTCTGGCCGAGGAGGGCGCGGCCGAGGCCGCGGCACGCGCCGAAACCGCGTCGTCCAACTACTGGCCCCAACTCGCCCTCCGGGGCGCCTATTCCTGGTCCGAAGACACGCCGCTCCCCGAGGACCCCTTCGACGAGAACTACAACTACTCCCTCGGGGCGTACCTGACCTGGACGCCCTTCGACAACTTCGCCACGGAGGCCCGGCGGGCCACGGCAAGGCTGGGCGACCTCCGGGCCCGCCTGGTGCGGCGCGACACGGAACGACAGATGGAGCTGCAGCTCCGGCTGGCCCTGCTGGAGATCGAGGCCGGCCGGGAGAGCGTCGGGGTGGCGGGAACGAGCTACGAGCGGGCGAATAGCGACCTGGGACTGGCCCAACGCAAGCTCGAGCTGGGTTCCGGGACGGTGCTGGCCGCCCTCGAGGCCGAGGCCAACCTCTCCGCCGCCGAGACCGCCCTGACCGACGCCCGGGCGGGCTACGCCCTGGCCTGCTACAATCTGGACCGCCTCCTGGGCGTGGCCCCCTGA
- the ccsB gene encoding c-type cytochrome biogenesis protein CcsB, which yields MRRLLPIILLVATVSAMPPGDTPRLPDRDPGADSPRLWLEVSLPPELEELGLKATGNEEVFLSFALYVQGLLLDGCTPDHPAAELDAVRLTIWFLTGGADSEPVFHLSSLPDLDARTADRVGGLELSGFGGFVSPVEAQGVLDALGGLAATSDDDALRGYVRDLRRRIGGLAESATLIQLYWLAPISTHDYVWFNLESGADAALMDASRSSLEEAVSSGDEEYARAVDTAQANLDDQAALYGLAREIGAAARTGDPGLTREALDAFTARLEQANAWRGGYPDGDYRAIYATFHRLPLYDWAHYAYAFAALLFVLALIIKRPRIAWLGIGAVGLGFVAHTVYLVLRWFIAGHSPTSGMFEFLALLSWCLVGAFMIYALRRDAHYAGLGVMTLVFGLLALTSITGERIVQQLMPALKSVWMTIHVGLTAVGEGFLGMGFFFAILYLVKSYTANPELPGRLPPLGVLEERTYRSLLAAFPFYTAGGLVAGMIWAEEAWGAWWSWDPKETLALVVWLVLVLFLHGRLVKGWKGRPMAWLALAPFLAAVFNLLSNLFISGLHSYA from the coding sequence GTGAGGCGGCTCCTCCCCATCATCCTCCTGGTAGCGACCGTGTCCGCCATGCCGCCCGGCGACACGCCCCGCCTGCCGGACCGCGACCCCGGCGCCGACAGCCCCCGTCTCTGGCTCGAAGTCTCCCTGCCCCCCGAGCTCGAGGAGCTGGGCCTCAAGGCCACCGGCAACGAGGAGGTCTTCCTCTCCTTCGCCTTGTACGTGCAGGGGCTGCTCCTCGATGGGTGCACCCCGGACCACCCGGCGGCGGAGCTCGACGCGGTGCGCCTGACCATCTGGTTCCTGACCGGCGGCGCCGACTCCGAGCCGGTGTTTCATCTTTCATCGCTCCCGGACCTGGACGCCCGGACCGCCGACCGGGTGGGGGGACTGGAGCTCTCCGGTTTCGGGGGCTTCGTCAGCCCGGTGGAGGCCCAGGGGGTTCTCGACGCGCTCGGGGGGCTCGCCGCGACCTCCGATGACGACGCCCTGCGCGGGTACGTCCGCGACCTGCGCCGGCGGATCGGCGGGCTGGCCGAATCGGCGACCCTGATCCAGCTCTACTGGCTCGCCCCGATCTCGACCCACGACTACGTCTGGTTCAATCTGGAGAGTGGGGCCGACGCGGCGCTCATGGACGCCTCCCGATCCTCCCTCGAGGAGGCCGTCTCGTCGGGGGACGAGGAGTATGCGCGGGCGGTGGACACGGCCCAGGCGAACCTGGACGATCAGGCCGCCCTCTACGGTCTGGCTCGGGAGATTGGCGCGGCGGCGCGAACCGGGGACCCGGGGCTGACCCGGGAGGCCCTGGATGCTTTCACGGCCAGGCTGGAGCAGGCCAACGCCTGGCGCGGCGGTTACCCCGACGGGGATTACCGTGCCATCTACGCCACCTTCCACCGGCTGCCGCTCTACGACTGGGCGCACTACGCCTACGCCTTCGCCGCCCTGTTGTTCGTCCTGGCCCTCATCATCAAGCGGCCGCGCATCGCCTGGCTGGGGATTGGCGCGGTGGGACTGGGGTTCGTGGCGCACACCGTCTATCTGGTCCTGCGCTGGTTCATCGCCGGGCACTCCCCCACCTCGGGCATGTTCGAGTTCCTGGCCCTTCTGTCCTGGTGCCTGGTCGGGGCGTTCATGATCTACGCCCTCCGGCGCGACGCCCACTACGCCGGCCTGGGAGTCATGACCCTGGTCTTCGGCCTGCTGGCGCTCACCTCCATCACCGGGGAGCGGATCGTCCAGCAGCTCATGCCGGCGCTGAAGTCCGTCTGGATGACCATCCACGTCGGGCTGACGGCCGTGGGCGAGGGATTCCTGGGGATGGGCTTCTTCTTCGCCATTTTGTACCTCGTCAAGTCGTACACCGCCAACCCCGAGCTGCCGGGGCGCCTGCCACCCCTCGGAGTCCTCGAGGAGCGGACGTACCGCAGCCTCCTGGCCGCCTTCCCCTTCTACACCGCGGGGGGGCTGGTGGCGGGGATGATCTGGGCCGAGGAGGCCTGGGGCGCCTGGTGGAGCTGGGACCCCAAGGAGACGCTTGCACTAGTGGTCTGGCTCGTCCTGGTCCTCTTCCTCCACGGGCGGCTGGTGAAGGGCTGGAAGGGCAGGCCCATGGCGTGGCTGGCGCTGGCCCCCTTCCTGGCGGCGGTCTTCAACCTCTTGAGCAACCTCTTCATCAGCGGTTTGCACTCCTACGCCTGA
- a CDS encoding cytochrome c biogenesis protein ResB — translation MSEKSRVNMRAIGRSIWNFLGSVRVFFWLVVALALLSLSGAFILQDGPPWAYTTLYGEGGAGFIFALGLNDLFHTFSFIALEAWAALALCVCAVNRFRTLGGRRSEDGPGFTAQRTLNLPGEPRQYLPGIGGRLKRARWRVKNFDGGALYADQGRWAWWASPTLHLGLVLFLAAGLVKLVSGQSTYLVLFEGQTQLLPPRFGEPLAAELEVTATGFDTVVDPNSSRVLTYYTELSVDGPGGRETPRIEVNEPYTRVGVTFYQSFVDELEPALLLIGDRGDIASYARSRATYDGARLVIESLELRLTPLEGEEAAQGTGFVTLDLSDEPSPCPGTPWSVAVRGYYPNHLLEPETGADANANPEANPAVRLDVYLGDEPVAEGALVYRLHPEYLDPKLAAAGVRVELGSVRWSHRQEPTLPGGVLALRLFPGEPSEGLEGAWFSLPDGNPALLEVAPPRGLKLTTPEGELILPAPVTADGGNIFDLGVGLAVGYLNADAEPITGLEVKRDPGLFLFWAAAVLVVLGGCLVFAVPWRRLWLRVEDRTLALKTRRLPESDLRKLLNPEGGGPL, via the coding sequence ATGAGCGAAAAATCCCGCGTGAACATGCGCGCCATCGGCCGTTCTATCTGGAATTTTCTGGGGTCGGTGCGCGTTTTCTTTTGGCTGGTCGTGGCGCTGGCCCTGTTGAGCCTTTCGGGGGCCTTCATCCTCCAGGACGGCCCGCCCTGGGCCTACACGACCCTCTACGGCGAGGGCGGCGCCGGCTTCATCTTCGCCCTGGGCTTAAACGACCTCTTCCACACCTTCTCGTTCATCGCCCTGGAAGCCTGGGCGGCCCTTGCTCTGTGCGTCTGCGCGGTAAACCGTTTTCGCACCCTCGGCGGACGCAGGTCCGAGGACGGTCCCGGCTTCACCGCCCAGCGGACACTGAACCTCCCCGGCGAGCCGCGGCAGTACCTTCCGGGAATCGGTGGACGTCTGAAACGCGCCCGCTGGCGGGTGAAGAACTTCGATGGGGGGGCCCTCTACGCCGACCAGGGGAGGTGGGCCTGGTGGGCCTCGCCGACGCTGCACCTCGGGCTCGTCCTTTTCCTCGCGGCCGGGCTGGTGAAACTCGTCTCCGGCCAGAGTACCTACCTGGTCCTCTTCGAGGGCCAGACCCAGCTCCTCCCCCCGCGCTTCGGCGAGCCGCTCGCGGCCGAACTCGAGGTCACCGCCACCGGCTTCGACACCGTGGTGGACCCCAACTCCTCCCGGGTGCTCACCTACTACACCGAGCTGTCGGTTGACGGCCCCGGAGGGCGGGAGACCCCCCGCATCGAGGTCAACGAGCCTTACACCAGGGTCGGCGTGACCTTCTACCAGAGCTTCGTGGACGAGCTGGAACCGGCGCTCCTTCTCATCGGCGATCGTGGGGACATCGCTTCCTACGCACGGAGTCGGGCGACTTACGACGGCGCGCGCCTCGTCATCGAATCGCTGGAGCTCCGCCTGACGCCCCTGGAGGGGGAGGAAGCCGCTCAAGGGACCGGCTTCGTCACGCTGGACCTCTCCGACGAGCCGTCCCCCTGCCCCGGCACGCCCTGGTCCGTGGCGGTGCGCGGCTACTACCCGAATCACCTTCTCGAACCGGAGACGGGGGCGGATGCGAACGCCAATCCCGAGGCGAATCCGGCGGTGCGGCTGGACGTCTACCTCGGGGACGAGCCGGTGGCGGAGGGCGCGCTGGTTTACCGGTTGCACCCCGAGTACCTCGACCCGAAGCTGGCCGCCGCCGGGGTGAGGGTCGAGCTGGGCAGCGTCCGCTGGAGCCACCGGCAGGAACCCACGCTGCCCGGGGGCGTTCTCGCCCTCCGGCTCTTCCCCGGAGAGCCGTCCGAGGGTCTGGAAGGGGCCTGGTTCAGCCTGCCCGACGGGAACCCCGCCCTCCTCGAGGTGGCCCCCCCCCGCGGGTTGAAGCTGACCACCCCGGAGGGGGAGCTGATTCTCCCCGCGCCCGTGACCGCCGACGGGGGGAACATCTTCGATCTGGGGGTCGGGCTCGCCGTCGGTTACCTGAACGCGGACGCGGAGCCGATAACGGGGCTGGAGGTCAAGCGCGACCCGGGGCTCTTCCTCTTCTGGGCGGCGGCGGTCCTCGTCGTTCTGGGCGGCTGCCTGGTGTTCGCCGTGCCCTGGCGCCGCCTCTGGTTGCGCGTGGAGGACAGGACCCTGGCGCTCAAGACCCGCCGCCTGCCCGAGAGTGACCTGCGTAAGTTGCTCAACCCGGAGGGGGGTGGTCCGTTGTGA